One region of Candidatus Bathyarchaeia archaeon genomic DNA includes:
- a CDS encoding Lrp/AsnC family transcriptional regulator, with the protein MTTTKDELKVEDIALDDLDKKILHWYLIDARLSYRELAHKLGVSTSTVQSRTAKLEKAGIIRGYSALFDHDKIGFQLTAITEVSVAKGKLLELEKEVAKMPQVLAVYDVTGLTDAMVIAKFRSRDDLSKFTKALLAMPFVERTNTHIVLTTVKEDFRLL; encoded by the coding sequence ATGACAACCACAAAGGACGAGTTGAAGGTCGAAGATATTGCTCTTGACGATCTCGACAAGAAGATACTGCATTGGTATCTTATCGATGCTCGCCTATCCTACAGGGAGTTAGCGCACAAGCTTGGCGTTTCCACAAGCACAGTTCAATCTAGAACAGCGAAGCTAGAGAAGGCCGGGATCATAAGAGGATATTCAGCCCTGTTCGATCACGACAAGATCGGCTTCCAGCTCACCGCGATCACAGAGGTAAGCGTCGCCAAGGGCAAACTCCTCGAACTAGAGAAGGAGGTTGCAAAGATGCCGCAAGTTCTAGCAGTCTACGACGTTACCGGGCTCACCGATGCTATGGTCATTGCGAAGTTCAGGAGCAGAGACGACCTGAGCAAGTTCACCAAGGCACTCCTGGCAATGCCATTCGTTGAACGGACTAACACTCACATTGTTCTTACGACCGTAAAGGAAGATTTTCGTCTTCTCTAG
- the trpA gene encoding tryptophan synthase subunit alpha: protein MPSTSHNDDRIEVKFRELQGRKEGALVVYLTGGDPDSKSFIANSAALIEGGADIVEVGIPFSDPIADGPVIQASSMRALSQGATPAGILNIIGELSSRFPVPFVVLSYYNPILAMGLDRFLKKARENGVDGIVVPDLPVEESDEFRNLSLKHNVDNIYLAAPNTSTTRLRAVLDKSKGFLYLVSLYGVTGPRDLLSPQALEAIKMVKSLSRGKIPVSAGFGISQPEHVSAVIQSGADGAIVGSALVRIVENHLDDPGGSETELKKRVRSLKEATRVRSD from the coding sequence TTGCCAAGCACCTCTCACAATGACGATCGGATAGAAGTGAAGTTCCGAGAACTTCAGGGCCGCAAAGAGGGAGCGCTGGTTGTTTACTTGACAGGTGGCGACCCGGACTCGAAATCGTTCATTGCTAACTCTGCGGCTTTGATAGAAGGTGGAGCTGACATCGTCGAGGTGGGGATCCCATTTTCTGACCCTATTGCAGATGGTCCGGTTATACAGGCTTCAAGCATGCGAGCCTTATCTCAAGGGGCCACCCCCGCGGGTATCCTGAACATTATCGGAGAGCTCTCGTCAAGATTTCCGGTCCCGTTTGTGGTTCTGAGCTACTACAATCCTATTCTTGCGATGGGCTTGGACCGCTTCCTGAAGAAAGCCCGCGAAAACGGTGTTGATGGGATCGTTGTCCCGGACTTGCCGGTTGAAGAGAGCGACGAGTTCAGGAACCTATCTTTGAAACACAACGTCGATAACATCTACCTAGCGGCACCGAACACTTCTACGACTAGACTGCGAGCGGTTCTCGATAAATCGAAGGGCTTCCTCTATCTCGTCTCACTCTACGGTGTCACAGGTCCCCGGGACTTGCTCAGCCCGCAGGCGCTCGAAGCTATCAAGATGGTAAAGTCCTTGTCGAGGGGAAAGATTCCGGTTTCAGCAGGATTTGGCATCTCGCAGCCCGAACACGTTTCCGCTGTCATCCAATCCGGAGCCGACGGGGCAATCGTTGGGAGTGCGCTGGTCAGAATTGTCGAAAACCACCTCGATGACCCTGGCGGGTCTGAGACCGAGCTCAAGAAGAGGGTTCGGTCTTTGAAAGAAGCCACGCGCGTCAGGTCCGACTAG
- a CDS encoding aminodeoxychorismate/anthranilate synthase component II, with protein sequence MKVLILDNYDSFVYNLAQCVGGIGDTVVVKRNDEVDVAGVKELSPDRIIISPGPGNPDNPRYFGACTAILREVSRETPTLGVCLGHQGIVHAFGGKIVRARRLRHGKTSPIRHDGKGVLRGVASPFEATRYHSLVADRRSLPKDLEVTAHAIDDNEIMGVRHREFPIEGVQFHPESILTLPGHRIIKNFLEG encoded by the coding sequence GTGAAGGTTCTGATCCTCGACAACTACGACAGCTTCGTCTACAACTTGGCGCAGTGTGTTGGCGGGATCGGTGACACGGTTGTTGTGAAACGGAATGATGAGGTCGATGTCGCAGGAGTCAAAGAACTTTCGCCAGACAGGATCATAATCTCCCCGGGCCCTGGCAACCCCGATAATCCTCGGTACTTTGGGGCATGCACAGCAATCCTTCGAGAAGTAAGCAGGGAAACCCCTACGCTAGGTGTTTGTCTTGGACATCAAGGGATTGTTCACGCATTCGGCGGAAAGATAGTTCGAGCGAGAAGACTCCGACATGGAAAGACGAGCCCGATCAGGCACGATGGCAAAGGAGTCTTGCGCGGAGTAGCCAGCCCCTTCGAGGCTACGAGATACCATTCGCTTGTGGCTGATAGAAGGAGCTTGCCGAAAGACCTCGAAGTCACGGCCCACGCTATTGATGACAATGAGATAATGGGCGTTCGACATCGAGAATTCCCGATTGAAGGGGTCCAATTCCATCCAGAGTCCATACTCACACTACCGGGCCATCGCATCATCAAGAATTTCCTGGAGGGCTAA
- a CDS encoding indole-3-glycerol-phosphate synthase: protein MVDHLPELAAKARARVKRGYYDDGGTANASSRGLVKAIQESRKTPVITEIKYASPSAGKIRESGSPLQIAKGMLNGGACAISILTDPENFEGNLETLVTISRETRALLIMKDIIVSPKQLHAGARAGASAVVLISEVFSRKLSNVGLDSMILEANRLGLEVLVEANSASEFESLRRFRPDLYGINNRNLSTFQLDLSTTERILAENVNMDRPVVSESGIESPLDIRRLKAAGARAFLVGTSIMKSPDIEGKVRELVGA from the coding sequence TTGGTAGACCATTTGCCTGAGCTCGCCGCAAAAGCCAGAGCCAGAGTCAAACGAGGCTACTATGACGATGGTGGAACTGCCAACGCGTCTTCGAGAGGCTTGGTCAAAGCGATCCAAGAAAGCAGAAAGACGCCGGTCATCACGGAGATAAAATACGCTTCTCCATCCGCTGGAAAGATCAGAGAATCTGGAAGCCCTCTTCAGATCGCGAAGGGAATGCTGAACGGTGGAGCATGCGCGATCTCGATTCTTACGGATCCTGAAAACTTCGAGGGCAATTTGGAAACATTGGTTACGATCAGCCGGGAGACAAGAGCGCTCTTGATAATGAAGGACATCATAGTGTCACCCAAGCAGCTCCATGCTGGAGCGAGGGCGGGAGCCAGTGCGGTCGTATTGATTTCTGAAGTGTTCAGTAGGAAATTGTCTAACGTTGGGCTCGATAGTATGATTCTTGAAGCTAATCGGCTTGGGCTGGAGGTCTTAGTAGAAGCGAACAGCGCTAGCGAGTTTGAAAGCCTCCGGAGGTTCAGACCGGACCTCTACGGTATCAACAACCGCAATCTGTCTACTTTCCAATTGGACCTGTCGACTACTGAGAGGATCCTTGCAGAAAACGTCAACATGGATAGGCCGGTCGTTTCTGAGAGCGGGATAGAATCTCCCCTTGATATTCGACGGCTCAAAGCCGCCGGCGCTAGGGCTTTTCTTGTTGGAACTTCGATAATGAAATCGCCAGACATCGAGGGCAAGGTAAGGGAGCTGGTCGGCGCTTGA
- the gatE gene encoding Glu-tRNA(Gln) amidotransferase subunit GatE: protein MDYRAVGLKVGVEIHRQLDTKHKLFCGCPTILSAKPPTISFERKLRPTQSELGQIDPAALFEFHKGKTITYEADPETTCLVELDEEPPHLLNPEALDVALTMSMLLHAKPLDEIHVMRKVVIDGSNTTGFQRTAVIALNGSLTVGGVEVPIEQVTLEEDAARKTGDTKTSVIFRLDRLGVPLIEVSTGPIIHDPDQAGEVAFAIGRILRATKKVKRGLGSIRQDLNVSIKNGAIIEIKGVQELELVSKAVGYEVQRQRELLEIRDELQQRNIKASALKEEFEDVTNILSSSQSKIVQSALNQGGVALALKLPGFKGLLKRELIPNVRLGTEMAKRAVFWGRVGGIFHSDELPSYGIDSSHVEEIAKRLGCGDLDGFVIITDRLDNAKDGLKAVAERAREAVERVPEETRAANPDGTTVYLRPRPGAARMYPETDVPPVQVGQDRLEQIWENLPRMPEELAKELGKKYDLSSKLATQLVDSDYLPAFEEIVARTKRVAPSFVATILTESLRSLQREQVPVENVREDQLKRAFDLVSMGVTAKESVLDVLKWLALHPDGTAEEAVNMLKLRMLTRSDLENIISEIVESNRSLVEENGAKALGRMMKLVMGEVRGRADPGQVTELLRTRLEHVKA from the coding sequence ATAGACTATCGCGCGGTCGGCCTCAAAGTCGGCGTCGAGATACACAGACAGCTAGACACTAAGCACAAGCTCTTCTGCGGTTGCCCAACAATTCTATCAGCAAAGCCCCCCACGATCTCCTTCGAACGGAAACTCAGGCCTACACAAAGCGAGCTAGGCCAGATTGATCCAGCAGCTCTCTTTGAGTTCCACAAGGGCAAGACCATTACTTACGAGGCTGATCCCGAAACCACTTGTCTCGTTGAGCTTGACGAAGAACCCCCGCATCTGCTGAACCCGGAAGCATTGGATGTCGCCCTTACTATGAGCATGCTACTTCATGCGAAGCCGTTGGACGAGATTCACGTCATGCGGAAAGTAGTGATTGATGGGTCCAACACAACTGGATTCCAGCGCACAGCGGTCATCGCCCTGAACGGATCATTAACCGTGGGCGGAGTAGAAGTTCCGATAGAGCAAGTAACGCTCGAAGAAGACGCGGCACGAAAAACAGGCGACACAAAGACCTCGGTGATCTTTCGCCTAGATCGGCTCGGAGTTCCGCTGATAGAAGTCTCAACTGGACCAATAATCCATGATCCAGATCAAGCGGGAGAAGTTGCTTTCGCCATAGGCCGAATCCTCCGAGCAACAAAGAAGGTAAAACGAGGTCTAGGAAGCATTAGGCAGGACCTCAACGTATCAATCAAGAACGGTGCCATTATCGAGATCAAAGGCGTTCAAGAGCTCGAACTCGTTTCTAAGGCGGTGGGCTACGAGGTTCAGAGGCAGCGCGAACTTCTCGAGATCAGAGATGAACTCCAACAGAGAAACATCAAGGCTTCAGCTCTCAAAGAGGAATTCGAGGACGTCACCAATATACTCTCAAGCTCGCAGTCGAAGATCGTCCAATCTGCTCTCAATCAAGGAGGCGTAGCATTAGCCCTGAAACTTCCGGGTTTCAAAGGACTGCTCAAACGGGAATTAATTCCCAATGTTCGACTGGGGACTGAGATGGCCAAGCGCGCGGTCTTCTGGGGCCGAGTCGGAGGAATTTTCCACTCAGATGAACTCCCCTCATATGGTATAGATTCAAGTCACGTAGAAGAGATTGCGAAAAGACTTGGGTGTGGGGACCTCGACGGGTTTGTCATCATAACTGACCGTCTCGATAATGCAAAAGACGGTTTGAAGGCTGTAGCAGAACGTGCTCGGGAGGCCGTGGAAAGGGTTCCCGAAGAAACGAGGGCGGCAAACCCTGACGGGACCACTGTCTATCTTCGCCCAAGGCCTGGAGCCGCTAGAATGTATCCCGAGACGGATGTCCCGCCCGTTCAGGTTGGCCAGGACCGACTTGAACAGATCTGGGAGAACCTTCCCCGAATGCCCGAGGAGCTCGCCAAGGAACTGGGGAAAAAATACGATCTCAGCTCCAAGCTAGCCACTCAGCTCGTGGATTCTGATTATCTTCCGGCATTCGAGGAGATTGTCGCAAGAACAAAAAGGGTCGCGCCAAGCTTTGTGGCAACAATCCTCACCGAATCTCTGAGAAGCTTGCAAAGGGAGCAAGTGCCTGTGGAGAATGTTCGGGAAGACCAGCTCAAGCGAGCGTTCGACCTGGTATCGATGGGAGTAACCGCAAAAGAGTCAGTTCTCGACGTTCTAAAATGGCTCGCACTTCATCCAGATGGAACCGCGGAAGAAGCCGTCAATATGCTGAAGCTTCGAATGCTAACCAGATCGGACCTCGAGAATATTATCAGTGAGATCGTCGAATCGAACCGGTCTCTCGTTGAAGAGAATGGTGCCAAGGCCCTCGGACGAATGATGAAATTGGTAATGGGAGAAGTGAGGGGACGAGCGGACCCGGGGCAAGTCACCGAGCTGCTTCGGACCCGATTGGAACACGTCAAAGCATGA
- the trpD gene encoding anthranilate phosphoribosyltransferase, translated as MIKECIPLLLENHELTSDQAKATMKEIMSGEATPSQVSAFLIGLKKKRETADEVAALAQVMREFSRKIHPKINGYLLDTCGTGGDRTKTFNVSTTSAFVIAAAGVHVAKHGNRSFTSKCGSADVLEQLGLNMNMEPDLVERAIEEIGIGFMFAPNFHPAMKNVASVRREIGVRTVFNILGPLTNPAGANAQLIGVYDSEILEPMCLAAHNLGAKSVMTVYGLDGVDEISITGKTNIVRRQNGRIFREEVEPEDLGFKRSTAEEVAGSDPVENARLTAKILSGHLDHSDPRVQMVLANAAAGLVLCERAQTLREGVEIASKVVIDGKPFRTLYELVEFSGGDTQRLKNLA; from the coding sequence ATGATCAAAGAATGCATCCCTCTACTCCTAGAAAACCACGAATTGACATCCGACCAGGCCAAAGCTACTATGAAAGAAATCATGTCTGGAGAGGCGACCCCATCGCAGGTTTCAGCCTTTCTAATAGGGCTGAAAAAGAAGCGGGAGACAGCTGACGAAGTCGCTGCCCTAGCGCAGGTAATGCGGGAATTCAGCCGGAAAATCCACCCGAAAATAAATGGTTACCTGTTGGATACTTGCGGGACCGGCGGAGATAGAACAAAAACGTTCAATGTCAGCACCACCTCTGCTTTCGTAATCGCGGCAGCCGGGGTCCATGTGGCAAAACATGGCAATCGATCGTTCACAAGCAAATGCGGAAGCGCGGACGTTCTCGAACAATTGGGTCTGAACATGAACATGGAACCGGATTTGGTCGAGAGAGCGATCGAAGAGATCGGAATCGGGTTCATGTTCGCACCCAACTTCCATCCAGCGATGAAAAACGTGGCCTCGGTGAGACGCGAAATAGGCGTACGAACCGTATTCAACATCCTCGGCCCCTTAACGAACCCTGCAGGGGCAAACGCCCAGTTGATAGGAGTCTACGACAGTGAGATTCTAGAGCCAATGTGCCTTGCGGCGCACAACTTGGGAGCGAAATCCGTGATGACAGTCTATGGGCTCGATGGAGTGGATGAGATTTCCATCACGGGCAAGACAAACATCGTAAGACGTCAAAACGGAAGAATATTCCGAGAGGAGGTGGAGCCAGAGGATCTAGGGTTCAAGAGAAGCACCGCTGAGGAGGTTGCCGGTTCGGACCCAGTGGAAAACGCACGTCTTACCGCCAAGATTCTATCCGGACATCTAGATCATAGTGATCCCCGCGTACAAATGGTCTTGGCAAACGCGGCAGCAGGACTCGTCCTGTGCGAAAGAGCCCAGACCCTTAGAGAAGGAGTCGAGATAGCTTCCAAAGTTGTGATTGACGGAAAGCCCTTCCGAACACTGTATGAGCTTGTAGAGTTCTCCGGCGGAGACACTCAGCGACTCAAGAACTTGGCCTGA
- a CDS encoding tRNA uridine(34) 5-carboxymethylaminomethyl modification radical SAM/GNAT enzyme Elp3 has protein sequence MSQTTDIVSTEIIERLLSLDHPSREDINRIKIEVCRSHRSPTVPPNSDLLQRVPDSALLRLKPLLTAKLVRSASGVITVAVMPKPYACPHGKCTYCPGGPEVGVPRAYTGQEPAVMRALENGYDPYLQVQSRIIQLRAMGHLVGKVELILVGGTFPFLPRTYQEDFVKRCLDALNGVDSASLKEAKNIAESAKIRNVGITVETRPDWSRVGHVDHMLSMGVTRVEIGVQTLYDDVYEKIHRDHTVADVVASTQILKDSGIKVGYHMMLGLPGCDPRRDLDAFRRIFADSDFKPDMLKIYPCLVTPGTELYEEWKRGEYKPYSTEESAHLIAKVKQFVPRWVRIMRIQREIPVDGISDGVKHGNLRQLVQQELTRRGMKCHCIRCREVGIYYLRNGESPDLEQVQLKRVDYDGSGGTDIFLSVEDPEYDILVGYVRVRMPTEKAHRPEIAQQNTAIIRELHVFGQTVPVGDRLARGFQHKGYGSKLLAEAERISCEEYDRKKMLVISALGTKGYYSRFGYTHDGPYVSKSMA, from the coding sequence TTGAGCCAAACGACTGACATCGTCTCCACAGAAATAATCGAGCGCCTTCTCAGTCTTGACCATCCCTCTCGCGAAGACATCAATCGAATCAAGATTGAAGTGTGCCGGTCGCATCGTTCGCCAACTGTTCCTCCTAACTCCGATCTTCTCCAACGGGTCCCTGACTCAGCCCTCCTCAGACTCAAGCCCCTGCTTACTGCAAAACTGGTCCGTAGTGCGAGTGGAGTAATCACCGTTGCTGTGATGCCCAAGCCTTACGCTTGCCCCCACGGAAAATGCACATACTGCCCAGGCGGGCCCGAAGTCGGGGTCCCGAGAGCCTACACAGGACAGGAGCCCGCGGTAATGCGAGCTCTTGAGAACGGTTACGATCCCTACCTCCAGGTTCAGAGTAGAATCATTCAGCTACGCGCGATGGGACACCTGGTGGGCAAAGTAGAGCTGATCCTTGTCGGCGGAACCTTCCCTTTCCTGCCCCGAACATACCAGGAAGATTTCGTCAAAAGATGTCTCGACGCGTTGAATGGCGTTGACTCGGCTTCTTTGAAGGAAGCGAAGAATATCGCTGAATCGGCAAAGATTAGGAACGTGGGGATTACTGTCGAGACCCGGCCTGACTGGTCGCGCGTCGGTCATGTTGATCACATGCTCTCCATGGGTGTGACACGAGTTGAGATTGGAGTTCAGACCCTGTATGATGATGTGTATGAGAAAATTCATCGAGATCACACCGTCGCTGATGTCGTTGCGTCTACGCAGATTTTGAAAGATTCAGGAATCAAGGTCGGCTATCATATGATGCTCGGACTCCCAGGCTGTGACCCCAGGCGGGATCTTGATGCGTTCCGGAGAATTTTTGCAGACTCAGATTTCAAGCCTGACATGTTGAAGATCTATCCGTGTCTGGTTACGCCTGGAACAGAGCTCTACGAGGAATGGAAGAGAGGAGAGTACAAGCCATATTCCACAGAAGAATCCGCGCACCTCATCGCAAAGGTCAAGCAGTTTGTTCCACGCTGGGTCCGGATCATGAGGATACAGAGAGAGATACCTGTTGATGGGATATCTGACGGTGTGAAACACGGAAATCTCCGCCAGCTTGTCCAACAGGAACTCACGCGTCGGGGCATGAAGTGTCATTGTATCCGGTGCCGAGAGGTCGGGATCTATTACCTTAGGAATGGCGAAAGTCCCGACTTGGAACAAGTTCAGCTCAAGCGAGTCGACTACGACGGATCTGGAGGAACCGACATTTTCCTGTCGGTCGAAGATCCCGAGTATGACATCCTCGTTGGATATGTTCGAGTCAGAATGCCGACCGAGAAAGCACACAGGCCTGAAATCGCTCAACAGAACACGGCAATCATCAGGGAATTGCACGTATTCGGACAGACGGTTCCGGTGGGAGACAGGTTGGCCAGAGGGTTTCAGCACAAGGGCTACGGATCGAAGCTTCTTGCAGAAGCAGAACGAATCTCCTGCGAAGAATACGATAGGAAGAAAATGCTAGTCATTAGCGCTCTCGGCACCAAAGGGTATTACTCGCGCTTCGGCTACACGCACGACGGTCCTTACGTGTCCAAGAGCATGGCGTAA
- the gatD gene encoding Glu-tRNA(Gln) amidotransferase subunit GatD, whose protein sequence is MRVRELEGYHGRVLQKLRKSRTRIGSIIRLTSKSGEVFEGTLIPRSEYSDPTHIVLKMKNGYNVGISLDRTEKLEVIGEGEKPHFTKSPPPAIHSGLPKVGIISTGGTIASRVDYRTGAVQPALTAADLASVVPELSSIAEIDAHILFSEYSENIGPTHWKGMAEEVAKRIADGAEGVVISHGTDTLHYTAAALSFALANLPVPVLLVGAQRSSDRPSSDAASNLTGAIALAGRADMAAVGVAVHRDLSDQIIVAHQGTRVRKCHTSRRDAFKSINSSPLASYDLKTGQIEMTNGVPKRDKSRKVVAKSRFDQNAYLIKFYPGFNPGMIDLAISDGARGVVIEGTGLGHVSRSLFDSLKKALQKQVPVFMTSQTIWGRVDMNVYNTGRDLLNLGVTPLEDMIPETAVVKLMWVAAQTKSASKIRKLMLQPIAGEMTPRTLVEAS, encoded by the coding sequence ATGAGAGTCCGAGAGCTAGAGGGATACCATGGGCGTGTGCTTCAAAAGTTACGGAAATCAAGGACCAGAATCGGTAGCATCATCCGACTCACCTCGAAGTCAGGCGAAGTTTTCGAAGGGACCCTAATTCCGCGATCGGAGTACTCTGATCCCACTCACATAGTCTTGAAGATGAAAAACGGATACAATGTAGGCATTTCACTTGACAGAACGGAAAAGCTTGAGGTAATTGGAGAGGGGGAGAAACCTCACTTCACCAAGTCTCCTCCACCAGCTATTCATTCTGGGTTACCCAAAGTCGGCATCATTAGCACTGGCGGGACCATTGCTAGCAGGGTCGACTATCGCACTGGTGCCGTGCAACCTGCCCTCACAGCCGCCGATCTCGCAAGCGTGGTCCCTGAACTCTCATCAATTGCAGAGATAGATGCTCACATACTTTTCAGCGAGTATAGCGAGAACATAGGCCCGACACATTGGAAGGGTATGGCCGAAGAAGTCGCCAAGCGAATAGCCGACGGCGCAGAAGGTGTGGTCATTAGTCATGGAACAGACACATTGCACTATACTGCGGCGGCTTTGAGTTTCGCGCTCGCAAACCTGCCAGTCCCAGTCCTACTCGTAGGTGCTCAGCGATCTTCTGACCGGCCCAGCTCAGACGCCGCCTCCAATCTCACTGGAGCAATTGCCCTGGCCGGTCGAGCCGACATGGCAGCGGTAGGTGTTGCCGTGCACCGAGACCTATCTGATCAAATAATTGTGGCTCATCAAGGCACTAGGGTTCGAAAATGTCACACGAGTCGGCGAGATGCCTTCAAGTCCATCAACTCTAGTCCTCTGGCAAGTTACGATCTGAAGACCGGCCAAATCGAAATGACGAATGGAGTCCCGAAAAGGGACAAATCTCGAAAGGTTGTCGCGAAGTCTCGTTTTGACCAAAACGCATACTTGATCAAGTTCTACCCAGGGTTCAACCCTGGCATGATCGACTTAGCCATTTCCGATGGAGCCCGAGGAGTAGTGATTGAGGGAACGGGACTAGGGCATGTTTCGAGATCCCTGTTTGACTCTTTGAAGAAGGCATTGCAAAAACAGGTTCCAGTTTTCATGACCTCTCAGACGATATGGGGGCGCGTCGATATGAATGTCTACAACACTGGACGAGACTTACTCAATCTCGGAGTCACCCCTCTCGAAGACATGATCCCCGAAACGGCTGTCGTCAAGCTGATGTGGGTTGCCGCCCAGACCAAATCAGCCAGCAAGATTCGAAAACTGATGCTTCAACCGATCGCAGGAGAAATGACCCCAAGGACACTAGTGGAGGCTTCATAG
- the trpB gene encoding tryptophan synthase subunit beta: protein MEPLRALEEAYNRFSHDPSFKKELAGWLDCFAGRPTPLYLASNLTRHVGGARIYLKREDLLHGGAHKINNTLGQVLLAKKMGKQRIIAETGAGQHGVATAMACAALDLKAEVYMGNEDMDRQKLNVYRMKMLGAKVHPVESGSKTLKDAINEALRDWVTNVQDTYYLLGSVVGPHPYPTMVRDFQSVIGKEARKQILRTDGKLPKAVVACVGGGSNSIGIFHSFLHDLEVDLYGVEAGGESLSPGQNAAPLVAGREGVLHGMMTYVLQDEVGQVQTTRSISAGLDYPGVGPEHAFLMTAGRAKYVTASDEEALDAFKILSQLEGIMPALESAHAISYAMKLAQNLSTKDSIIVNLSGRGDKDVEIIAKHLSQ, encoded by the coding sequence ATGGAGCCGCTGAGAGCGCTTGAGGAGGCGTACAACCGGTTCTCGCACGACCCCTCGTTCAAGAAGGAATTGGCGGGCTGGCTGGACTGCTTCGCCGGAAGACCGACGCCGCTCTACCTTGCTAGCAATTTGACTAGACATGTTGGAGGCGCTAGGATTTACTTGAAAAGAGAGGATCTATTACATGGGGGCGCGCACAAGATCAACAATACTCTCGGCCAAGTCCTCCTAGCGAAGAAAATGGGGAAGCAGAGGATCATCGCTGAAACCGGGGCAGGACAACATGGGGTCGCCACTGCAATGGCATGCGCAGCTCTAGATTTGAAGGCCGAAGTCTACATGGGGAATGAGGACATGGACCGCCAGAAACTGAACGTGTACAGGATGAAGATGCTAGGTGCCAAAGTGCACCCAGTCGAGTCCGGATCCAAGACCTTGAAGGATGCAATCAATGAAGCATTGAGGGACTGGGTTACAAACGTTCAGGATACGTACTATCTCCTAGGATCGGTCGTGGGCCCACATCCTTACCCTACGATGGTGCGGGACTTTCAGAGTGTGATCGGGAAAGAAGCGCGAAAGCAGATCTTACGAACCGACGGCAAGCTCCCGAAGGCCGTTGTTGCGTGCGTCGGTGGGGGGAGCAACTCGATTGGAATCTTCCATTCGTTCTTGCATGATCTTGAGGTTGACCTGTATGGGGTCGAGGCTGGAGGGGAAAGCTTGTCGCCTGGACAAAACGCTGCGCCGCTGGTTGCCGGACGCGAAGGGGTCCTGCACGGCATGATGACGTATGTTCTGCAGGACGAAGTTGGGCAAGTGCAGACGACTCGGAGCATTTCAGCGGGGCTCGACTATCCCGGAGTGGGGCCGGAACACGCTTTCCTGATGACCGCAGGTCGGGCCAAGTATGTCACAGCGTCCGATGAAGAGGCTCTGGACGCGTTCAAGATCCTGTCACAACTGGAGGGGATCATGCCTGCTTTGGAATCTGCCCACGCTATCAGTTACGCGATGAAGTTGGCGCAGAATCTCAGTACAAAGGATTCGATCATCGTCAACCTTTCAGGCAGAGGCGACAAGGATGTGGAGATAATTGCCAAGCACCTCTCACAATGA